From the genome of Muricauda sp. SCSIO 64092, one region includes:
- a CDS encoding RagB/SusD family nutrient uptake outer membrane protein produces the protein MKTLRILGFLSFVLFTVSCSDFLEEEPRDQLSVDQFFTEPGQAQSAVNFLYQNGAPDMFIEQGVFSGARVMYLQYLSGFFDNEFNGQERQVDLAQQLAISPTEIDATLNNIWEDLYVGISGANLAIANIPDTPGLSEAERSDLLAQASFFRAFAYFYLVRMFGDVPLILEPVGSVDEIFVARAPVSEVYAQIVADLNIAIAAGSLPSGTMVDNGFRITTETAQMLLADVYLTMSGFPLSQDNYANAATAAREVINSGAFSLTTHDRDGDGNVILENSAYNKMRLAKTLANDYIYQIEYEVGIRSFPYPQWSFPASVSGSVGSAYANIQNAYGPRPELYEQYNQVLDLRAQEKQYFHTSFVTGGGDEITFPVTPYIWLDEEPFFTTAQSSKNLRVYSYPEALLIAAEAIAQSEGVTAEAVDYLTQVRARAYWTTDPETIRTALAGLSVTGFVEEVWKERNRELIFDFKLWFDMVRTRLYPSGSNGDVTFFNLVGRQNTFGQIFEERHLLLPIADSEMQRNPELVQNPGY, from the coding sequence ATGAAAACTTTAAGAATACTAGGCTTTTTGAGTTTTGTGCTATTCACGGTATCCTGTTCCGACTTTTTGGAAGAGGAACCGCGGGACCAGCTAAGTGTCGATCAATTTTTTACGGAGCCCGGCCAGGCACAGAGTGCCGTAAACTTTCTATATCAGAATGGGGCTCCGGATATGTTTATAGAGCAAGGAGTGTTCAGTGGAGCACGGGTCATGTACCTTCAGTACCTTTCCGGTTTCTTCGATAATGAGTTCAATGGCCAGGAGCGCCAGGTAGATCTTGCCCAGCAATTGGCAATTTCCCCTACGGAAATTGACGCTACATTAAATAACATTTGGGAAGATCTTTATGTGGGTATCTCCGGTGCCAACCTGGCCATTGCAAATATTCCCGATACCCCGGGCCTTTCCGAAGCGGAACGGAGTGATTTATTGGCACAGGCGAGTTTCTTTCGTGCCTTTGCCTACTTCTACCTGGTCCGTATGTTTGGGGATGTACCCCTAATTCTTGAACCCGTGGGCAGTGTGGACGAGATTTTTGTGGCCCGCGCCCCGGTTTCCGAAGTCTATGCCCAAATAGTGGCCGATTTGAACATTGCCATTGCAGCAGGAAGTCTCCCTAGTGGTACTATGGTAGATAATGGTTTCCGAATCACTACGGAAACCGCCCAGATGCTGTTGGCAGACGTATACCTCACCATGAGTGGATTTCCCCTGTCCCAGGACAACTATGCCAATGCGGCAACCGCCGCACGTGAGGTAATCAATAGTGGGGCTTTCTCCCTTACTACGCATGATAGGGATGGGGATGGAAATGTTATACTTGAAAACAGTGCCTATAACAAAATGCGCTTGGCCAAAACTTTGGCCAATGACTATATCTATCAAATAGAATACGAGGTAGGTATCCGTTCGTTTCCTTATCCACAATGGTCTTTTCCGGCCTCCGTCAGTGGTTCGGTGGGGTCTGCCTATGCAAATATCCAAAATGCGTACGGGCCAAGACCCGAACTTTATGAGCAGTACAATCAGGTTCTTGACCTTAGGGCCCAGGAAAAGCAGTATTTCCATACCAGCTTTGTGACGGGTGGCGGGGATGAGATTACCTTTCCGGTAACCCCTTATATCTGGTTGGACGAAGAACCGTTCTTTACTACGGCGCAGTCCTCCAAAAATTTGAGGGTATACAGCTATCCGGAGGCCTTGTTGATCGCTGCTGAGGCCATAGCCCAATCCGAGGGGGTAACTGCCGAAGCGGTGGATTACCTGACCCAGGTAAGGGCCAGGGCGTACTGGACCACGGACCCCGAGACCATACGGACAGCACTTGCCGGGCTTTCCGTGACAGGTTTTGTGGAGGAGGTTTGGAAGGAACGAAACCGCGAATTGATATTCGACTTTAAGCTTTGGTTCGATATGGTACGGACACGTTTGTATCCTTCAGGTTCCAATGGCGATGTAACCTTTTTTAATTTGGTGGGAAGGCAGAATACCTTTGGCCAAATCTTTGAGGAAAGACATTTGTTATTGCCTATCGCGGACTCCGAAATGCAACGGAATCCAGAGTTGGTCCAAAATCCAGGGTATTAA
- a CDS encoding TonB-dependent receptor: protein MEKFKGIGFFESNSVKIGLAVKLTLFLLLASILSIHANIYSQRAKVSLNFEDTAMQRVLEEIEALTDFKFVYMNDEINADQRVSLSADNERLSSVLKRLFQQTDISYKLRRKLIILRSLPVPKAAEVIPPPEKNEENQQLQVSGTVTDVNGSPLPGANVLEKGTQNGVVTDFDGKFTISIQNSDAVLVFSYIGFEAKEVNATPGQEMLVQLSTDTAQLEEVVLVGYGVQRKSDVTGSVSSVDGEAILQRPVANAIQGLQGRVAGANVYLNSGSPTAQPRIIIRGLGTINSSSNPLFVVDGVVMEDFQFLNPNDIASMEVLKDASSTAIYGARGANGVILVTTKRGAKTDGLTVSYDAFVSAGTLRKKLDLLNAEEFLEVVETGFANTPKYRDDITIAPILTREDPRLFDAQGNPLYDTDWQEEATRTAFTHNHQLAIQQRSGNSSVGVFLNFADIEGIMLNNDLERWNGKLAYDTKIRDWLSFGANVLVNYTVENSFQEGGGNQNPRRTMIEMPPIFPVRFPDGSWSNSRTITDNFNLEAMANPVHVLETEVRRRLRNQIFGNVYFEFNIMEGLDFKTQFGIDKQDRTFQNFQPNDLLNISAPLGSASVAEEKVTFWQQENFLTYNKSFENSRINAILGASWQQRTFFGFSARSEGFPDNSLSFYRLQSGSIFGEPRSGYNDWSINSYFTRVGYTYKDKYLVTLTGRVDGSSRFGDNNKYGFFPSVGLGWVLSEEDFLSESSFVNRLKLRASYGVTGNTEIAPYSTLSTITSGTALINGQRVNDSFVERLPNPDVGWETTTQFDVGVELSTKTNPQINLELDYYYKLTEDLLLNRPIPRSTGFSTIRDNIGSISNRGADISISSKYSKENFFWESVFNMNYNINRIEELGANDEDIFPGPGFVSGSNTILRVGEPVASFWGLERLGIWGTDQAAEAAAVGALPGEARRSAERTIIGNGLPVWTGSFINNFRLGRFDFTMDLQFVFDVDILQQALHSTEDRSGIANGLRTILTEGWTPQNQNTQVQEIRNQGTSGQNSQVDSRWVADGSYLRGNLFTLGYTLPEEFVNSIGLNMLRVYTSVDNAFVIQSDSFQGFDPEGSSYDPNLTGGQFAQNIFFFQYPRPRTFTLGFNLNF from the coding sequence ATGGAAAAATTCAAAGGAATTGGATTTTTTGAGTCCAATTCCGTTAAAATCGGCCTAGCGGTGAAGCTCACGCTCTTTCTCTTACTAGCCTCCATCCTATCGATACATGCCAATATCTATTCCCAGCGGGCCAAGGTTAGCCTAAACTTTGAGGATACGGCCATGCAACGGGTACTTGAGGAAATAGAGGCCCTCACGGACTTTAAGTTCGTGTATATGAACGATGAAATTAATGCGGACCAACGGGTTTCCCTGTCCGCAGATAACGAAAGGTTATCCAGCGTTTTAAAAAGACTGTTTCAACAAACGGATATCTCCTATAAGTTAAGACGAAAACTGATTATCCTGCGTTCCCTTCCCGTGCCGAAGGCTGCCGAGGTGATTCCCCCACCAGAAAAAAACGAGGAAAATCAACAACTTCAAGTATCGGGTACGGTAACCGATGTGAATGGTAGTCCCTTACCAGGAGCAAACGTTCTTGAAAAGGGTACGCAAAATGGGGTGGTCACGGATTTTGATGGCAAGTTTACCATTTCCATTCAAAACAGTGACGCCGTGCTGGTCTTCTCGTATATAGGTTTTGAGGCCAAAGAGGTAAATGCTACCCCAGGTCAGGAAATGCTGGTTCAGCTCAGTACGGATACCGCCCAATTGGAGGAGGTGGTATTGGTGGGCTACGGGGTACAGCGAAAGTCCGATGTAACCGGTTCCGTGTCCAGTGTGGACGGCGAAGCCATTCTACAAAGACCGGTGGCCAATGCCATACAGGGCCTGCAGGGCCGGGTTGCTGGGGCCAATGTGTACCTGAATTCCGGAAGCCCAACCGCCCAGCCACGGATTATTATCAGGGGACTGGGCACCATTAACTCCAGTTCCAACCCCCTATTTGTAGTAGACGGGGTGGTCATGGAAGATTTTCAGTTTCTCAATCCCAATGATATAGCCAGCATGGAGGTGCTCAAGGATGCCTCTTCCACGGCGATCTATGGTGCACGTGGTGCCAACGGTGTTATTCTGGTTACCACAAAACGAGGGGCAAAGACCGATGGGTTAACGGTCTCCTATGACGCCTTTGTAAGTGCGGGGACATTACGGAAAAAGTTGGATCTGCTCAATGCCGAGGAGTTTCTGGAAGTAGTGGAGACCGGTTTTGCCAACACTCCAAAATATAGGGACGATATTACCATAGCACCCATTTTGACCAGGGAGGATCCCCGGCTTTTTGATGCTCAGGGCAATCCCCTGTACGATACGGATTGGCAGGAAGAAGCCACCCGTACGGCCTTTACGCACAACCACCAACTGGCCATTCAGCAAAGAAGTGGGAACTCTTCGGTCGGGGTCTTTTTGAATTTTGCGGACATTGAAGGGATCATGCTGAACAATGATTTGGAGCGTTGGAACGGAAAATTGGCCTATGACACCAAAATAAGGGATTGGCTATCCTTTGGGGCCAATGTATTGGTGAACTATACTGTAGAGAACTCATTTCAAGAAGGTGGGGGAAACCAAAATCCAAGGCGTACCATGATCGAGATGCCGCCCATATTCCCGGTACGTTTTCCGGACGGTAGCTGGTCCAACAGCCGTACCATAACCGATAACTTTAATTTGGAAGCCATGGCCAATCCGGTCCATGTCCTGGAAACCGAGGTCCGCCGTAGGTTGCGAAACCAGATATTCGGGAATGTTTACTTTGAGTTCAACATCATGGAGGGATTGGATTTTAAGACCCAGTTTGGTATCGATAAGCAGGACCGAACCTTTCAAAATTTTCAACCGAACGATTTGCTCAATATTTCGGCACCTCTGGGCAGTGCGAGTGTTGCGGAAGAAAAAGTAACCTTTTGGCAACAGGAGAATTTCCTAACCTATAACAAATCCTTTGAGAATTCACGGATCAATGCGATTTTGGGAGCGAGTTGGCAACAGCGGACCTTCTTTGGATTCAGTGCAAGATCGGAAGGGTTTCCGGACAATTCCCTTTCTTTCTATCGCTTACAATCGGGCAGTATTTTTGGCGAGCCTAGATCAGGTTACAATGATTGGTCCATCAATTCCTATTTTACAAGAGTAGGATATACCTATAAGGACAAGTATTTGGTGACCTTGACCGGTCGTGTGGACGGTTCTTCCCGTTTTGGGGACAACAACAAATACGGCTTCTTTCCCTCCGTAGGTTTGGGTTGGGTGCTGTCCGAAGAGGATTTTCTTTCGGAGTCTTCCTTTGTGAACCGGTTAAAACTAAGGGCCAGCTATGGGGTCACCGGTAATACGGAAATAGCTCCCTACTCCACCTTGTCCACTATTACCTCGGGTACGGCGCTGATCAATGGCCAACGGGTGAACGATAGTTTTGTGGAACGTCTTCCCAATCCCGATGTAGGCTGGGAAACCACCACCCAATTTGATGTGGGTGTGGAATTGAGCACTAAAACAAATCCACAGATCAATCTGGAGCTGGATTATTATTACAAACTTACCGAAGACCTATTGCTCAATAGACCTATACCGCGTTCCACGGGTTTTTCCACTATCCGGGATAACATTGGTTCCATCTCCAACAGAGGGGCGGACATCTCCATAAGTTCGAAGTATTCCAAGGAGAATTTCTTTTGGGAGTCCGTGTTCAACATGAACTATAATATTAACCGAATAGAAGAATTGGGAGCCAATGACGAGGATATTTTTCCTGGGCCGGGCTTTGTTTCCGGTAGTAACACCATTCTGCGTGTAGGCGAACCGGTTGCCTCTTTCTGGGGTCTGGAACGCCTAGGTATTTGGGGTACGGACCAAGCTGCCGAAGCTGCGGCGGTAGGGGCGCTGCCCGGAGAGGCAAGACGCTCTGCAGAGCGTACCATTATCGGTAACGGGCTACCCGTATGGACAGGGAGTTTTATCAACAACTTCCGTCTGGGCAGATTTGATTTTACCATGGACCTACAGTTTGTTTTTGATGTGGATATTCTACAGCAGGCCCTTCACTCCACGGAGGACAGGTCCGGTATTGCCAATGGTTTACGTACCATATTAACCGAAGGATGGACCCCCCAGAACCAAAATACCCAGGTTCAGGAAATCCGAAATCAAGGGACGTCCGGCCAGAACAGTCAGGTAGATAGTCGTTGGGTGGCGGATGGCTCGTACCTTCGGGGTAATTTATTCACCTTGGGCTATACCCTCCCTGAGGAATTTGTCAATTCCATAGGCCTTAATATGCTTAGGGTATATACAAGTGTGGACAACGCGTTTGTTATACAGTCCGATAGTTTTCAGGGCTTCGATCCTGAAGGCTCCTCATATGACCCAAATTTGACCGGTGGTCAATTCGCTCAGAACATTTTCTTTTTTCAATATCCAAGGCCCAGAACCTTTACCCTTGGCTTTAACCTTAATTTTTAA
- a CDS encoding FecR family protein encodes MEIAKLIVKKLTSNLSEMEQREFDSWLHSSNENRKIFDRIALIQKSGKDIRELETLDETAVWEKVLQKIDPIGPSPRKPLWTKPIFRYAAVFIGLLGIAAWYMFNSVQTSEERLPMVDKNAITLQLENGEVKVLSEDGSLTIKDDEGNVVVAKQGTNLSYSDSVPVDKLVYNTLTIPYAKRFGITLSDGTKVHLNSGSSIKYPIKFIKGQHREVFLTGEAFFEVSEDTKRPFIVTSNDLVVTVLGTAFNVKAYPEDKEINTVLVSGSVGLSNKNKPIAEPMILEPGHMASWDKTNDAMIMEAVDTELYTSWIHGRLVLKRTPFAQIIPKLQRFYDVSITNDYPSLNDKVFTASYDIETIGEVMESLSEIIPFHFEVHGDEIIINKPEN; translated from the coding sequence ATGGAAATAGCTAAACTTATCGTAAAAAAACTGACGTCCAATCTTTCCGAGATGGAACAGCGGGAATTCGATTCATGGCTACATTCGTCAAATGAAAACAGGAAAATCTTTGATCGGATAGCGCTGATTCAGAAATCCGGTAAGGATATCAGGGAATTGGAAACCTTGGACGAAACCGCCGTTTGGGAAAAGGTACTCCAGAAAATTGACCCAATTGGCCCCTCCCCAAGAAAGCCGCTTTGGACAAAACCTATTTTTAGATATGCCGCTGTTTTTATTGGCCTTTTGGGTATTGCCGCTTGGTACATGTTCAATTCGGTACAAACCTCTGAAGAACGGCTGCCGATGGTCGACAAAAATGCCATTACCCTGCAGTTGGAAAACGGAGAGGTGAAAGTATTGTCGGAGGACGGGTCTTTAACGATCAAAGATGATGAAGGGAATGTTGTGGTGGCCAAACAAGGGACCAACCTCTCGTATTCGGATTCGGTCCCTGTGGATAAATTGGTCTATAATACGTTAACGATTCCCTACGCCAAGCGATTTGGGATAACCCTTTCAGATGGTACCAAAGTACACCTCAATTCAGGTTCTTCCATAAAGTACCCGATCAAGTTCATCAAAGGGCAGCATAGGGAGGTATTTTTAACGGGCGAGGCCTTTTTTGAGGTAAGCGAGGATACAAAACGTCCTTTTATCGTTACCAGTAATGATTTGGTCGTAACGGTATTGGGCACGGCTTTCAATGTAAAGGCATATCCCGAGGACAAGGAAATAAATACGGTTCTGGTCTCTGGTTCCGTAGGCCTTTCCAATAAGAACAAACCGATTGCCGAGCCCATGATACTGGAGCCCGGACATATGGCCTCCTGGGACAAAACCAACGATGCCATGATCATGGAAGCGGTAGATACGGAACTTTACACCTCATGGATCCATGGGAGACTGGTGTTGAAACGAACACCTTTTGCACAGATCATTCCCAAGTTGCAACGGTTTTATGACGTATCCATTACCAATGATTACCCAAGCTTAAATGATAAGGTGTTCACGGCGAGCTATGATATTGAAACCATTGGGGAAGTAATGGAATCCCTTAGCGAAATCATCCCTTTCCATTTTGAGGTCCATGGGGACGAAATCATCATAAACAAACCCGAAAATTGA
- a CDS encoding sigma-70 family RNA polymerase sigma factor, protein MDNQWLGTIEKLFKKQYQGLCLLAYSYVANLAEAEDIVQDVFISLLTRENYDVRDMEGYVRKSVKNACLNKIRRSKKMEPITESVLKFPLNENLPKKDHDDDIRKAVQNLPLQCKKVFELCAMEGQKYSSAAETLNISVNTVKSHMKKAYRILRVELQDTQSLLLLLLISYWK, encoded by the coding sequence ATGGATAATCAGTGGCTTGGCACCATAGAAAAACTATTTAAGAAGCAATATCAAGGGCTATGTTTACTTGCCTATAGCTATGTTGCAAATCTTGCCGAAGCCGAGGATATTGTACAGGACGTTTTCATCTCGTTATTGACCCGGGAAAATTACGATGTACGGGATATGGAAGGGTACGTTAGGAAATCGGTGAAAAATGCCTGTCTCAATAAAATCAGACGATCAAAAAAAATGGAACCCATTACCGAGAGTGTATTGAAGTTTCCCCTCAACGAAAATCTGCCAAAGAAAGACCATGATGATGATATTAGAAAGGCTGTACAGAACTTACCCCTGCAATGCAAAAAAGTGTTTGAACTCTGTGCCATGGAAGGGCAAAAATACAGTAGTGCTGCCGAAACCTTAAATATTTCCGTGAACACCGTTAAATCCCATATGAAAAAAGCGTATAGGATCCTTCGTGTGGAACTCCAGGACACGCAATCCCTTCTGCTGTTATTATTAATTTCGTATTGGAAGTAG
- a CDS encoding TlpA disulfide reductase family protein, which yields MKDVLVFLGLLAALSCCKEKEDNIAFEIHGKMEANLDSVHVYPGFISKKFLDTTLYDFSSIVDKGNFSFKGKAPYPQMMNLHSPKIGISTPFFIEEGYTNLSVSFINRDRKVQISENTKSQTQKEYELLVSTKLDSIYQNIKHSKSREERMKHSKDIDHAIINHLRENPNSYVALWLMIDRFCKSGSEYNKSYENALLFFSKEIQNIPLYKIFKNNLIKKKNFSFENTLISLKSLDNQPIVFDIKNHKNKYILIDFWFSFCKPCLLEMPKYIPIYSKYKKHGFEIVSISVDNTEDIPNWIKVINENNFSWSHYLDENGLETRKLDIVSFPTTFLVDANGKIIEKNLSAEKLNEFLGINLDK from the coding sequence ATGAAAGATGTTTTAGTCTTTCTTGGGTTGTTGGCCGCTCTTTCTTGTTGTAAAGAAAAAGAAGACAATATTGCCTTTGAAATCCATGGTAAAATGGAGGCCAATTTGGATTCAGTCCACGTTTACCCTGGCTTTATTTCCAAAAAATTCCTGGACACTACATTATACGATTTTAGTAGTATAGTTGACAAGGGAAACTTTTCGTTTAAAGGGAAAGCCCCCTATCCGCAAATGATGAACCTACATTCGCCAAAAATTGGTATTTCAACTCCTTTTTTTATCGAGGAGGGTTATACGAATTTGTCTGTAAGCTTTATAAACCGCGATAGAAAAGTTCAAATTTCAGAAAACACTAAATCCCAGACCCAAAAGGAATATGAGCTATTGGTATCAACCAAACTAGATTCTATTTATCAAAATATAAAGCATTCAAAATCGAGGGAAGAAAGGATGAAACATTCGAAGGATATAGATCATGCAATTATCAACCATTTAAGGGAAAATCCAAATTCCTATGTCGCCCTCTGGCTTATGATTGATCGGTTTTGCAAATCAGGGTCTGAATACAACAAAAGCTATGAAAATGCACTTCTTTTCTTTTCAAAGGAAATACAAAATATTCCGCTGTATAAGATTTTTAAAAATAACCTAATCAAAAAAAAGAACTTCTCCTTTGAAAATACATTAATATCCCTAAAGTCTTTAGATAACCAACCTATTGTCTTTGATATAAAAAACCATAAAAACAAATACATATTAATTGACTTTTGGTTTTCTTTTTGTAAGCCTTGTTTGCTTGAAATGCCCAAGTATATTCCAATATATTCAAAGTATAAAAAGCATGGATTTGAAATAGTCAGTATATCTGTTGACAATACTGAGGATATTCCAAATTGGATTAAGGTAATCAATGAAAATAATTTTTCCTGGTCACATTACCTTGATGAAAATGGATTGGAAACAAGAAAACTCGACATTGTAAGTTTTCCCACAACATTTTTAGTTGATGCAAATGGAAAGATTATTGAAAAGAACTTATCCGCCGAGAAATTAAACGAGTTTTTAGGTATCAATTTAGATAAATAG
- a CDS encoding MFS transporter produces MEMEALHKVPLKEKIGYALGDGAANIAWRGVATFLFIYYTDVVGLNPVTVGVLFLVARFGDGISDVLMGILGDRTKSKYGKFRPWILWTAVPLAAILALLFTNPDFSDTGKVVYAYITYILFTLLYTANNIPYGALMAVMTGDDKERISIGSFRMVGAFAGGMLVQGALLFLVIYFGNVNPLIEVAELKPEKFEVAVTASKDVENVRIKTENGIAQFVWLDTKVDNGGDSPTHTKSFQMKKGETYSFLVSGEQNLNPESFSIIDQSKGYSHSMYLMSAFLALFMLITFYTTKERVQPPKGQLNNLKQDFRDLIANKPWLVLLAIGLLFNIYNSIKQGITIIYFTHYLNDQLLSASYLVGLMLASIGGAIATASLGKRLGKRNLFMIALLFSGLANALIVFCGPEDIIAIFGIGILSEFAAAMFPTLFFVMLGDAADYSEWKNGRRATGLIYSAGSFATKFGGGIAGAIIGLILGAFHYDGQDMSTIPAAIPGIKMLMSWVPCTITIIAAALMVRYPLTNTKMAGITEALNQRRDQ; encoded by the coding sequence ATGGAGATGGAGGCTCTACATAAGGTTCCCCTTAAGGAAAAAATTGGTTACGCCCTAGGTGATGGTGCGGCCAATATTGCCTGGCGCGGAGTAGCCACATTTTTGTTTATCTATTATACCGATGTTGTTGGCCTCAATCCCGTAACCGTGGGCGTACTCTTCTTGGTGGCACGCTTTGGGGATGGGATAAGTGATGTTTTGATGGGTATTTTAGGAGATCGGACCAAATCCAAATATGGCAAGTTCCGACCTTGGATCCTTTGGACAGCCGTTCCATTGGCAGCCATTCTTGCCCTGTTGTTCACCAACCCTGATTTTAGCGACACGGGTAAAGTGGTCTATGCCTACATCACGTACATCTTGTTTACATTGCTCTATACCGCCAACAACATTCCCTATGGTGCCCTAATGGCGGTCATGACAGGAGATGATAAGGAACGGATCAGTATAGGTTCCTTTAGGATGGTTGGGGCTTTTGCCGGGGGAATGCTTGTACAGGGAGCCTTGCTTTTTTTGGTCATTTATTTTGGTAATGTCAATCCTTTGATAGAGGTAGCAGAATTGAAACCCGAGAAATTCGAGGTGGCCGTTACGGCTTCAAAGGATGTTGAAAATGTACGCATCAAAACGGAAAATGGCATAGCCCAGTTTGTGTGGTTGGACACTAAGGTGGATAACGGTGGGGATTCCCCAACCCATACAAAGAGTTTTCAGATGAAAAAGGGCGAAACGTATTCGTTCCTGGTGAGCGGAGAGCAAAACCTAAATCCGGAATCCTTCTCCATTATTGACCAAAGTAAGGGATACAGCCATTCCATGTATCTCATGTCCGCTTTCTTAGCGCTATTTATGCTCATCACTTTTTATACTACTAAAGAAAGGGTGCAACCCCCAAAAGGTCAGCTGAACAACCTGAAACAGGATTTCAGGGATCTCATTGCAAATAAACCATGGTTGGTATTGTTGGCAATTGGACTATTGTTCAACATATACAATTCCATTAAACAGGGCATCACCATCATTTACTTTACCCACTACCTGAATGACCAGCTGTTGTCCGCATCCTATTTGGTAGGGCTCATGTTGGCTTCCATTGGAGGGGCAATTGCGACGGCATCTTTGGGGAAAAGATTGGGCAAGCGAAATCTTTTTATGATTGCCCTACTGTTTTCCGGGTTGGCAAATGCCCTTATTGTATTTTGTGGTCCGGAGGACATCATCGCCATATTTGGTATAGGCATCCTTTCGGAATTTGCCGCAGCCATGTTCCCAACCTTGTTTTTTGTCATGTTGGGTGATGCGGCAGATTACTCCGAATGGAAAAATGGTAGAAGGGCAACAGGATTAATTTATTCCGCAGGCTCTTTTGCCACTAAATTTGGGGGCGGTATTGCCGGGGCAATTATCGGACTGATTTTAGGGGCTTTTCATTATGATGGCCAAGACATGTCCACCATTCCAGCGGCAATTCCCGGAATCAAAATGTTGATGAGTTGGGTCCCCTGTACCATAACCATTATAGCCGCCGCCCTAATGGTAAGGTATCCTTTGACCAATACCAAAATGGCTGGGATAACGGAAGCCCTAAATCAACGCAGAGACCAATAA
- a CDS encoding GH1 family beta-glucosidase, with protein sequence MKHFPNDFLWGTATSSYQIEGAANLDGKGPSIWDAFASIPGKIKNNETGNLACDHYHRFEEDVQLMKNMGVKAYRFSISWSRVLPTGKGAVNEKGIQFYSKLIDSLLRAGIEPWVTLYHWDLPLALQLEDDGWLGSTLPDHFANYAKICFDRFGDRVKSWITLNEPWVAAMLGYGQGVFAPGRTSNTEPYRAAHQLILAHAKAVTIYRKEYGHQNGKIGITNNADWREPLTLNQKDLEAAERALEFFLAWFADPIFKGDYPQVMRERLGSRLPKFTDQEKELIKGTSDFFGLNHYTTMYAAHHNGRLKESSVYGNGGISEDQDVTLLQDSNWPVTSMNWAVVPWGCRKLLRWINDRYDQPDIYITENGCSYPDVLVDGKVDDTLRVAFYKGYLEACQQTIAEGIPLKGYFAWSFMDNFEWASGYEKRFGLHYVDFETLERIPKKSALWYKEVISKNGI encoded by the coding sequence ATGAAACATTTTCCAAATGATTTTTTGTGGGGTACGGCCACCTCTTCCTATCAAATTGAGGGAGCGGCCAATTTAGATGGAAAAGGTCCTTCCATCTGGGATGCCTTTGCCTCCATTCCCGGTAAGATAAAAAACAACGAGACGGGCAATTTGGCCTGTGATCATTACCATAGGTTTGAGGAAGATGTCCAACTCATGAAAAATATGGGCGTCAAAGCCTATCGTTTTTCCATTTCATGGTCCCGCGTACTACCAACAGGTAAGGGTGCCGTCAATGAAAAAGGGATCCAATTTTATTCCAAATTGATCGATTCCCTTTTAAGGGCCGGTATAGAACCCTGGGTGACCTTGTACCATTGGGATCTGCCTTTGGCCCTTCAACTGGAGGATGATGGTTGGTTGGGAAGCACGTTACCGGACCATTTTGCCAATTACGCCAAAATCTGCTTTGACCGTTTTGGAGATCGTGTCAAAAGCTGGATTACCTTAAACGAACCTTGGGTCGCCGCCATGCTGGGTTATGGACAAGGGGTTTTTGCCCCGGGACGCACATCCAACACCGAACCCTATCGTGCTGCACACCAATTGATTTTGGCACATGCCAAGGCAGTTACCATTTACCGAAAGGAATATGGGCATCAAAATGGAAAAATAGGCATTACCAATAATGCCGATTGGAGGGAGCCCCTAACCCTTAACCAAAAGGATTTGGAAGCCGCTGAACGTGCATTGGAATTCTTTCTGGCCTGGTTTGCCGACCCTATTTTTAAAGGGGATTATCCACAAGTTATGAGGGAGCGGCTGGGGTCCAGGCTACCAAAGTTTACGGACCAGGAAAAAGAGTTGATCAAAGGAACTTCCGACTTTTTTGGATTGAACCATTACACGACCATGTATGCCGCCCATCATAATGGGAGATTGAAGGAAAGCAGTGTTTATGGTAACGGAGGGATTTCGGAAGATCAGGACGTGACCCTCTTGCAGGATTCGAATTGGCCGGTGACCTCCATGAATTGGGCGGTGGTTCCGTGGGGTTGCCGAAAGCTTTTGAGATGGATAAACGACAGGTACGATCAGCCCGACATTTACATTACCGAAAATGGATGTTCGTACCCCGATGTCCTCGTAGATGGCAAAGTGGACGATACACTACGGGTTGCATTTTACAAAGGATATTTGGAAGCTTGCCAGCAAACCATTGCGGAAGGCATTCCGCTCAAAGGATACTTTGCATGGTCCTTTATGGACAATTTTGAATGGGCATCCGGCTACGAAAAACGGTTTGGGCTACATTATGTCGATTTTGAAACCTTGGAACGGATCCCTAAAAAATCAGCCCTCTGGTATAAGGAAGTGATTTCCAAAAACGGTATCTAA